One Lacunisphaera limnophila DNA window includes the following coding sequences:
- a CDS encoding sodium-dependent transporter, protein MVKTQEAWSSRLGVILAVAGSAVGLGNFLRFPGLAAQYGGASFMIAYFISLVLLGIPIGWAEWTMGRKGGIAGYHSSPGIFHAIVKHPCGKYLGLLGFIIPVMVYMYYVYIEAWCLGYALNAATGVLSQPGMNYSSFFATFTGAGQDGASIHFGLHDVGIFVVIVYALNFFFIYRGISKGVEFVCKWGMPVLIVIALIILARVLTLGTPDPAKPDQNVLNGLGFMWNPKEIVSGLKNPQLWLAAAGQIFFSLSVGFGAIITYASYLKKKDDVVLSGLTAASANEFCEVALGGLITVPAAFVFLGAAGIVGMGTFGLGFNVLPHVFAQMAFGQFFATIFYLLLFLAAITSSLSMLQPGIAFFEEGLGLGRKSAMGVLGLLTALGTALVWWFSKDLKALDTIDFWIGTVGIFICGTILIIVFGWVIGIDEGVAEAHQGAEMRIPAFYKPVMKYITPLYLLAIFVMFILANVFGWNFTFGAGAEFKPTGYITDLVGENPSAPARIAFGFIIITIIFVTLLVAQAGKRWEAADKNKLGGTKS, encoded by the coding sequence ATGGTAAAAACCCAAGAAGCCTGGAGTTCTCGTCTGGGCGTGATTCTGGCCGTGGCCGGCAGCGCGGTCGGCCTCGGCAACTTCCTCCGCTTTCCCGGCCTGGCCGCCCAGTATGGCGGGGCCTCGTTCATGATCGCCTACTTCATCTCGCTGGTGCTGCTCGGCATCCCGATCGGCTGGGCGGAATGGACGATGGGCCGCAAGGGTGGCATCGCCGGCTACCACTCCTCCCCCGGCATCTTCCACGCCATCGTCAAGCACCCGTGCGGCAAATACCTCGGCCTGCTCGGCTTCATCATCCCCGTCATGGTCTATATGTACTACGTGTACATCGAGGCCTGGTGCCTGGGCTACGCCCTGAACGCCGCCACCGGCGTCCTCAGCCAGCCCGGCATGAACTACAGCTCGTTCTTCGCCACCTTCACCGGGGCGGGCCAGGACGGCGCCTCGATTCATTTCGGCCTGCATGACGTCGGCATCTTCGTCGTCATTGTCTACGCCCTGAATTTCTTCTTCATCTACCGCGGCATCTCCAAGGGCGTGGAATTCGTCTGCAAATGGGGCATGCCCGTGCTGATCGTGATCGCCCTCATCATCCTCGCGCGCGTGCTCACGCTCGGCACCCCCGATCCCGCGAAACCCGACCAGAATGTGCTCAACGGCCTCGGCTTCATGTGGAACCCCAAGGAGATCGTCAGCGGACTCAAGAACCCCCAGCTCTGGCTCGCCGCCGCCGGCCAGATCTTCTTCTCCCTCTCCGTCGGCTTCGGCGCCATCATCACCTACGCCAGCTACCTGAAGAAAAAAGACGACGTCGTGCTCAGCGGTCTCACCGCCGCCTCGGCCAACGAGTTCTGCGAGGTCGCTCTCGGCGGGCTCATCACCGTCCCCGCCGCCTTCGTCTTCCTCGGCGCGGCCGGCATCGTCGGCATGGGGACCTTCGGCCTCGGGTTCAACGTCTTGCCCCACGTCTTCGCCCAGATGGCCTTCGGCCAGTTCTTCGCCACCATCTTCTACCTGCTGCTCTTCCTCGCGGCCATCACCAGCTCCCTCTCGATGCTCCAGCCCGGCATTGCCTTCTTCGAGGAGGGCCTCGGCCTGGGCCGCAAATCCGCGATGGGCGTCCTCGGCCTCCTCACCGCCCTCGGCACCGCCCTGGTGTGGTGGTTCTCCAAGGACCTCAAGGCCCTCGACACAATCGATTTTTGGATCGGCACCGTCGGCATCTTCATCTGCGGCACCATCCTGATCATCGTCTTCGGCTGGGTCATCGGCATCGACGAGGGCGTGGCCGAGGCCCACCAGGGCGCCGAGATGCGCATCCCGGCCTTCTACAAGCCGGTCATGAAATACATCACGCCGCTCTACCTGCTGGCCATCTTCGTGATGTTCATCCTCGCGAATGTCTTCGGCTGGAACTTCACCTTCGGCGCCGGGGCGGAATTCAAGCCCACCGGCTACATCACCGACCTCGTCGGCGAAAATCCCAGTGCCCCGGCCCGCATCGCCTTCGGCTTTATCATCATCACCATCATCTTCGTCACCCTGCTCGTCGCCCAAGCCGGCAAACGCTGGGAAGCGGCGGACAAGAACAAACTCGGAGGCACCAAGTCATGA
- the htpG gene encoding molecular chaperone HtpG, with protein MSTTPAPQKFEFQAEIKQLLDIVIHSLYTEKEIFVRELVSNASDALEKLRHLQLTEKDIQDGDAPLEITISTDETAKTITIQDSGLGMTRAELIENLGTIAHSGSKQFLKALGEGGAKNSSLIGQFGVGFYSAFMVAKSVKVYSRSWRTAEPGHVWTSDGSGSYEVEEAADLRRGSKIVVELKDECDEFAKDWRIKEILTRYSAFVGFPVTLNAKKFETVQALWLRSKNEIKDEEYTEFYKFQANAHDAPRYRLHFSADAPLAINALVFVPQDNTEKLGFARLEPSVALYCRKVLIDAAPKNLLPEWLRFMKGVIDSEDLPLNISRETMQDKALLDKLGKVITKKFLKLLEDEAGARADTYNEFYQEFGIFLKEGAALDFTHKDQIVKLLRFESSLTEPGKTTSLADYVSRMKDGQKEIYFLIAPNRAAIESGPYLEGFKARNLEVLFCHEPVDEYVFNNVREFDGKKFLAADHADVKLDDVPQTGEALSEADAKDLAKWLQDTLGTQVAEVKTSDRLVGSPALATNADKFMTAQMRRMMKAMKKDGGPDEPVKVNLEINPRHAVIKKLAALRTTDADKAELIAEQLLDNSLITAGLMEDPSRMIARLNKLLESV; from the coding sequence ATGTCCACCACCCCCGCTCCGCAGAAGTTCGAGTTCCAGGCTGAGATCAAGCAGCTCCTCGATATCGTCATCCATTCGCTCTACACCGAGAAGGAAATCTTCGTCCGCGAGCTCGTCTCCAACGCCTCCGATGCCCTCGAGAAACTCCGCCACCTCCAGCTGACCGAGAAGGACATCCAGGACGGCGACGCCCCGCTCGAGATCACGATCTCCACCGACGAAACCGCCAAGACCATCACGATCCAGGACTCCGGCCTCGGCATGACCCGCGCCGAGCTGATCGAGAACCTCGGCACCATCGCCCACTCCGGCTCCAAGCAGTTCCTCAAGGCCCTCGGCGAGGGCGGTGCCAAGAATTCCAGCCTCATCGGCCAGTTCGGCGTCGGTTTCTACTCCGCCTTCATGGTCGCCAAGTCCGTCAAGGTCTACAGCCGCTCCTGGCGCACGGCCGAGCCCGGCCACGTCTGGACCAGCGACGGCTCCGGCTCCTACGAGGTCGAGGAGGCCGCCGACCTCCGCCGCGGCAGCAAGATCGTCGTCGAGCTCAAGGACGAGTGCGACGAGTTCGCCAAGGACTGGCGCATCAAGGAAATCCTCACCCGCTACAGCGCCTTCGTCGGTTTCCCCGTCACCCTCAACGCCAAGAAGTTCGAGACCGTCCAGGCTCTCTGGCTCCGCTCCAAGAACGAGATCAAGGACGAGGAATACACCGAGTTCTACAAGTTCCAGGCCAACGCCCACGACGCCCCGCGCTACCGCCTGCACTTCTCCGCCGACGCCCCGCTGGCGATCAACGCCCTTGTCTTCGTCCCGCAGGACAACACCGAGAAGCTCGGCTTCGCCCGCCTCGAGCCCTCTGTGGCCCTTTACTGCCGCAAGGTCCTGATCGACGCCGCACCGAAGAACCTCCTGCCCGAGTGGCTCCGCTTCATGAAGGGCGTGATCGACAGCGAGGACCTCCCGCTGAACATCTCGCGCGAGACCATGCAGGACAAGGCCCTGCTCGACAAACTCGGCAAGGTCATCACCAAGAAATTCCTGAAGCTGCTCGAGGACGAGGCCGGCGCGCGCGCCGACACCTACAACGAGTTCTACCAGGAATTCGGCATCTTCCTGAAGGAGGGCGCCGCCCTCGACTTCACCCACAAGGACCAGATCGTGAAGCTCCTCCGCTTCGAATCCTCCCTGACCGAGCCGGGCAAGACCACCTCGCTGGCCGACTACGTGTCGCGCATGAAGGACGGCCAGAAGGAAATCTATTTCCTCATCGCGCCCAACCGCGCCGCCATCGAGTCCGGCCCCTACCTCGAGGGCTTCAAGGCCCGCAACCTCGAGGTGCTCTTCTGCCACGAGCCGGTGGACGAGTACGTCTTCAACAACGTCCGCGAATTCGACGGCAAGAAGTTCCTCGCCGCCGACCACGCCGACGTGAAGCTCGACGACGTCCCGCAGACCGGCGAGGCCCTCTCCGAGGCCGACGCCAAGGATCTCGCGAAATGGCTCCAGGACACGCTCGGCACCCAGGTCGCCGAGGTGAAGACGTCCGACCGCCTCGTCGGCTCCCCCGCCCTCGCGACCAACGCCGACAAATTCATGACCGCCCAGATGCGCCGCATGATGAAGGCCATGAAGAAGGACGGCGGCCCCGACGAGCCGGTGAAGGTCAACCTCGAGATCAACCCGCGCCACGCCGTGATCAAGAAACTCGCCGCCCTGCGCACGACCGACGCCGACAAGGCCGAGCTCATCGCTGAGCAACTCCTCGACAACTCCCTCATCACCGCGGGCCTGATGGAAGATCCCTCCCGGATGATCGCGCGCCTGAACAAACTCCTCGAGAGCGTCTGA
- a CDS encoding WbuC family cupin fold metalloprotein produces MEPAPTKPAFPLALPAPSTAVTVLSQDLLQAAITGSRQSPRRRIILPLHQAAGDSLHRMLNAIQPRSYIPPHRHLNPPKAESIVVLRGAILYLTFTAAGAVEQTHRLGADLPTFGVDIQPGVYHTFLALAEDTVLFEVKPGPYEKASDKDFAPWAPAEASAEAEAYLDQLYRFCGKKD; encoded by the coding sequence ATGGAACCTGCCCCGACCAAGCCTGCGTTTCCCCTCGCCCTGCCGGCGCCCAGCACGGCTGTGACCGTTCTCAGCCAGGATCTGCTGCAGGCCGCCATCACCGGGTCGCGCCAAAGTCCTCGCCGCCGAATCATCCTACCCCTGCACCAGGCGGCGGGCGACAGCCTCCACCGGATGCTGAATGCGATCCAACCGCGCAGCTACATCCCGCCCCACCGCCACCTCAACCCGCCCAAGGCGGAGAGCATTGTCGTGCTGCGGGGCGCCATCCTCTACCTGACCTTCACCGCGGCGGGCGCCGTCGAACAAACGCACCGGCTGGGCGCGGACCTGCCCACGTTCGGTGTGGATATCCAACCGGGCGTCTACCACACCTTCCTCGCCCTGGCCGAGGACACCGTGCTGTTTGAGGTCAAACCCGGGCCCTACGAGAAAGCTTCCGACAAGGACTTCGCCCCCTGGGCTCCGGCGGAAGCGAGCGCCGAGGCGGAAGCCTATCTGGATCAGCTCTACCGGTTCTGCGGGAAAAAGGATTAA
- a CDS encoding PEP-CTERM sorting domain-containing protein, with protein MNNRPFVSGVLRFSASLMLALAAARPATAQVTLTLETSTYVPALYTVADQNYGPSSAAGTANVSTAYGQAQATSTFGVMQLFASSAADPMGGDGDEVTTHAMARAVWTDSILVTAAGLAGTQGRLHAQFQAGGSLSLPGSVSSTFTGAQPVNVSWSLAASPNYLFGDEGQVGGVSRLDIVAGDVSELSGSANFQVYDLSIPFTFGSAFTLTITGRAESLVQPRGMTEALSAASTFNLHWLGINEVVDLGNTPLAGVTVASTGDWITTNAIPEPATYAMFAGLAALGLVAWRRRGA; from the coding sequence ATGAACAACAGACCGTTCGTTTCCGGTGTCCTGCGTTTCTCCGCGAGCCTGATGCTGGCGCTCGCCGCGGCGCGACCGGCGACGGCCCAGGTCACGCTGACCCTGGAGACGTCGACGTATGTCCCGGCCTTGTACACGGTGGCCGATCAGAATTACGGGCCCTCCAGCGCCGCGGGCACGGCCAATGTGTCAACGGCTTATGGTCAGGCGCAGGCCACATCCACGTTTGGCGTGATGCAGCTGTTTGCCTCCTCCGCCGCTGATCCGATGGGAGGCGATGGCGATGAGGTCACGACTCACGCCATGGCGCGCGCCGTCTGGACGGATTCGATCCTCGTCACGGCCGCCGGGCTGGCGGGGACGCAGGGGCGGTTGCACGCGCAGTTTCAGGCGGGCGGCAGCCTGAGCCTGCCCGGCTCGGTCAGCTCGACCTTCACCGGGGCCCAGCCGGTCAACGTGTCGTGGAGTCTTGCCGCCAGTCCCAATTACCTGTTCGGTGATGAGGGTCAGGTGGGCGGGGTGAGCCGACTGGATATTGTGGCGGGCGATGTGAGCGAGTTGAGCGGGAGTGCCAACTTCCAGGTCTATGATCTCTCGATCCCTTTCACGTTCGGCAGCGCCTTCACCCTGACCATCACCGGCCGGGCCGAAAGTTTGGTGCAGCCGCGCGGCATGACCGAGGCGTTGTCGGCCGCGTCGACCTTCAACCTGCACTGGCTCGGCATCAACGAGGTCGTGGATCTCGGAAATACTCCCCTGGCCGGGGTCACGGTTGCCTCCACGGGTGACTGGATCACCACCAACGCCATCCCCGAGCCCGCGACCTACGCCATGTTTGCCGGCCTGGCGGCGTTGGGGCTGGTCGCGTGGCGGCGGCGGGGGGCTTAA
- a CDS encoding autotransporter-associated beta strand repeat-containing protein, whose product MKNYRLGYISLLLTLVFGPGMLRAQMLYTTTQVGTLGGTNSRATAVNDAGQVVGYSDVTGNGSYQAFVFTVANGLTNLGTPGGAYSQATDINASGQIVGYGSDVSEAGSLGFLYSGGSLSVLAGTNNAYAINNAGQITGAAGNSAYLQTGGSLTLLPKHAPEDSYFGTGINNSGTVVGGGKYYDPPGVFSPYTGSQFAVIGGTLYNYWPTGNNSAFDFLRVNDAGRVAGTNSQPGFGATYSALFGTANPASGPAIDYLFNSYVGGSTARDINNGNLVVGAIGYFDAYYTPQAYLYDSNLGGYKLLNSLTDISAAGFDYLNEAMGISDNGQIVGYGTTTGGQTRAFLLTPIAPFLYLDAGAGAGLELGAADWSTSAGVWATDPAGNNRGTWTNGAIAHFQTSSSASAAITLTDSLSLEGAILSNNANVTVTPAGTETLTFTGQAFVNTEGSQSRFTLNTELAGSAGLWKTGSGTLHLGAANTYTGQTRVSTGDIEISHDQALGATGTGNETVLEGGRVTAVASLVSNEDFIMRGGYFDLGMQSAEGRTVVFNGGIRLETTGYLYGANRSQNSTLTVNGVITEADGPRDLFVDGATLAGANTFTGRITTGGEGVTVAVINADGVAGPLGAGTGIALGYQSEGPVDGALRYTGGTATVTRTIQLEGGAGTIDVTNGATTLTLAGLISGGGTLAKDGAGVLAIGTPNTFTGGTRIDTGTLRISGSGALGTGSVAIGLAGTLTGSGDVTGDLNVDGTFEPGDSLALVSVSGNLTLGLTGSLRFDLGGLVRGTEYDAINLGGTFGSEGTIRLALINGFMPGAGDSFNLLDWGNTGSVTFQYFDTPTLTPGLFWDTSLLATTGVISVTDMAPIPEPSTYAGLAGLAALGLALWRRKKTS is encoded by the coding sequence ATGAAAAATTACCGCTTAGGGTACATCTCGCTCCTGCTCACGCTGGTCTTCGGCCCCGGCATGCTACGGGCGCAGATGCTCTACACGACCACCCAGGTCGGCACGCTGGGCGGGACCAACAGCCGGGCCACGGCCGTGAATGACGCCGGCCAGGTTGTTGGTTACTCGGATGTGACGGGCAACGGCAGTTACCAGGCCTTTGTGTTCACCGTGGCCAATGGCCTGACCAACCTGGGCACACCGGGGGGCGCCTACAGCCAGGCCACCGACATTAACGCCTCCGGCCAGATCGTGGGTTACGGATCGGACGTGTCGGAGGCCGGCAGCCTCGGGTTTCTCTACTCGGGCGGCTCCCTCAGCGTGCTGGCGGGGACGAACAACGCTTATGCAATCAACAACGCCGGCCAGATCACCGGCGCCGCGGGCAATTCGGCCTACCTCCAGACTGGCGGCAGCCTGACCTTGCTGCCCAAGCATGCGCCGGAGGACAGTTACTTCGGCACCGGCATCAACAACAGCGGCACCGTGGTCGGCGGCGGCAAGTATTATGATCCGCCGGGGGTATTCTCGCCCTACACCGGCTCGCAGTTCGCCGTCATCGGCGGCACGCTCTACAACTACTGGCCGACCGGCAACAACTCGGCGTTCGACTTCCTGCGGGTGAACGATGCCGGCCGGGTCGCCGGCACCAACTCCCAGCCCGGCTTCGGCGCCACCTATTCGGCGTTGTTCGGCACCGCCAACCCCGCCAGCGGCCCGGCGATCGACTACCTGTTCAACAGCTACGTGGGGGGCAGTACCGCGCGCGACATCAACAACGGCAACCTGGTCGTCGGCGCTATCGGCTACTTCGACGCCTACTACACCCCGCAGGCCTACCTCTACGACAGCAACCTCGGTGGCTACAAGCTGCTGAATTCGCTGACCGACATTTCGGCCGCGGGCTTCGACTACCTGAACGAGGCCATGGGCATCTCGGACAACGGGCAGATTGTCGGTTATGGCACCACGACCGGCGGCCAGACGCGCGCCTTCCTGCTCACCCCGATCGCGCCGTTCCTCTATCTCGATGCCGGGGCTGGGGCGGGGCTGGAGCTGGGCGCGGCCGACTGGAGCACGAGCGCCGGAGTCTGGGCGACCGATCCGGCGGGCAACAACCGCGGCACCTGGACCAACGGCGCCATCGCCCATTTCCAGACCAGTTCCAGCGCGAGCGCCGCGATCACGCTCACGGACAGCCTCTCGCTCGAGGGTGCGATCCTGTCCAACAACGCGAACGTGACCGTGACCCCGGCGGGGACTGAGACCCTGACCTTCACGGGCCAAGCCTTTGTCAACACCGAGGGGAGCCAGAGCCGGTTCACCCTGAACACCGAACTCGCCGGCAGTGCCGGCCTCTGGAAGACCGGGAGCGGCACGCTGCACCTGGGTGCCGCCAACACCTACACCGGGCAGACCCGGGTCAGCACCGGCGACATCGAGATCAGCCACGACCAGGCGCTCGGCGCCACCGGCACGGGCAACGAGACAGTCCTCGAGGGCGGCCGGGTCACGGCCGTGGCCAGCCTCGTCAGCAACGAGGATTTCATCATGCGCGGCGGGTATTTCGACCTCGGCATGCAGTCGGCGGAGGGGCGGACGGTGGTGTTCAACGGCGGGATCCGGCTCGAGACCACGGGCTATCTCTACGGCGCCAACCGCAGCCAAAACTCCACCCTGACGGTGAACGGCGTAATCACCGAGGCCGACGGGCCGCGCGACCTGTTTGTCGACGGCGCCACGCTGGCCGGGGCCAACACATTCACGGGCCGCATCACCACGGGCGGCGAGGGCGTGACGGTGGCGGTGATCAACGCGGACGGCGTGGCCGGCCCGCTCGGGGCCGGCACGGGCATTGCGCTGGGTTATCAGTCGGAAGGACCGGTGGACGGCGCGCTGCGTTACACCGGCGGCACGGCCACGGTCACCCGCACGATCCAGCTGGAAGGCGGGGCGGGCACCATCGACGTGACCAACGGGGCGACGACCCTGACCCTGGCCGGGCTGATCAGCGGGGGCGGCACCCTGGCGAAGGACGGGGCGGGCGTGCTGGCCATCGGGACGCCCAACACCTTCACGGGTGGCACGCGCATCGATACGGGCACCCTGCGCATCTCGGGTTCTGGCGCGCTGGGGACCGGTTCAGTGGCGATCGGCCTGGCGGGGACCCTCACGGGTAGTGGCGACGTCACGGGCGACCTGAACGTTGATGGCACCTTCGAGCCGGGAGACAGCCTGGCCTTGGTCAGCGTGAGTGGGAATCTCACCCTGGGCCTCACCGGGTCGCTGAGGTTCGACCTTGGCGGCCTGGTCCGCGGCACCGAATACGATGCCATCAATCTTGGTGGGACCTTTGGCAGCGAAGGTACCATCCGTCTGGCTTTGATCAACGGCTTCATGCCCGGTGCGGGGGACAGCTTCAACCTGCTCGATTGGGGCAACACCGGCAGCGTCACCTTCCAGTATTTTGATACCCCGACCCTCACGCCCGGATTGTTTTGGGACACCAGCCTGCTGGCCACCACCGGCGTGATTTCCGTCACGGACATGGCGCCGATCCCGGAGCCGTCGACCTATGCCGGGCTGGCCGGTCTGGCGGCGTTGGGTCTGGCGCTGTGGCGCCGGAAGAAAACCTCATGA
- a CDS encoding RNA polymerase sigma factor, translated as MPSSPPDPTPAPAGGPGHQPGVFVTTDWSIILDAATDGSRKRLALEKLCRSYWRPVYTFIRRLGHDGESAKDLTQAFFAHLLENDFFATADRERGRFRGYLRQTCRHFLSNDWQKRTAEKRGGGQAAIPWENLTAAEEQQFASPADPSMEFDRQWAITLLRHALEHLEAESVHAGEQRTFELLRPYLTLRPEPGDYARLAASLGVSRGSVPVLVHRLSRRYQELIRAQVAATVADRTEIDDELRYCLKALG; from the coding sequence ATGCCCTCATCGCCGCCGGATCCGACTCCCGCACCCGCCGGCGGTCCCGGCCACCAGCCCGGGGTTTTTGTCACGACGGATTGGAGCATCATCCTGGATGCGGCGACCGACGGATCGCGCAAAAGGCTGGCGTTGGAAAAGTTATGCCGCAGCTACTGGCGACCGGTCTACACCTTCATCCGCCGCCTCGGCCACGATGGGGAGTCGGCCAAGGACCTGACCCAGGCCTTTTTCGCCCACCTGCTGGAAAACGATTTTTTTGCCACCGCCGACCGCGAGCGCGGGCGCTTCCGCGGCTACCTCCGCCAGACCTGCCGGCATTTCCTCAGCAATGACTGGCAGAAACGCACCGCGGAGAAACGCGGCGGCGGCCAGGCCGCCATCCCTTGGGAAAACCTGACCGCGGCCGAAGAGCAACAATTCGCCTCGCCGGCGGATCCCAGCATGGAATTCGACCGCCAGTGGGCGATCACGCTGCTGCGCCATGCGCTTGAGCACCTTGAGGCCGAGTCCGTGCACGCCGGGGAGCAGCGCACGTTCGAACTGCTCCGACCCTACCTCACGCTGCGCCCCGAGCCCGGTGACTACGCCCGCCTCGCGGCCAGCCTCGGTGTCTCGCGCGGCTCGGTGCCCGTGCTGGTCCACCGCCTCAGCCGCCGCTATCAGGAACTGATCCGCGCCCAGGTCGCTGCGACCGTCGCCGACCGCACCGAGATCGACGATGAGCTGCGCTACTGCCTGAAGGCGCTGGGCTGA